Proteins co-encoded in one Puniceicoccaceae bacterium genomic window:
- a CDS encoding efflux transporter outer membrane subunit: protein MRLHYSTVCLIPWLLIALAGCSYRENPTASAPSSLGENALSDHSFSESGTVPVESHWWTAFNDAQLNTWVEKALRENLSLAQAWARLSEAEATLTASSAARFPSLGLQTSVRRTFDDATTANPPTDRTTGSLDLIASYELDLWGKVRSEARGAYFEYRATEQDLRAASISIAGQIAITWYNLVERRAQQSLLKAQYQNAEQTLESIRMRFQHGSRNATDLLQQQQVIEARSGALIQNQAEIEILEHHLGILTGSTALHIEVQTPDTFPELPEFPSTGIPAAVITARPDIQAAWLRLQAADAAAATAVANRFPSLTLGAVLSSAFGGPVQLFDEWMEALTASLSASLIDGGLRRAEVDRRQALLSSALLNYRQTVLEALREVEDAIVQERQQQAFLESLSRQIVLAEQVFDQTFARYQSGDQSYLQVLTAQDSLHQLRRTALTAQLQLLQFRIALYRSLGSGFEPVLSDAWQSARSVTGFKFP, encoded by the coding sequence ATGAGGTTACATTACAGCACAGTATGCCTGATTCCATGGCTCCTGATCGCTCTAGCAGGATGCTCCTATCGGGAAAACCCCACCGCCAGTGCTCCCTCAAGTCTGGGAGAAAACGCACTGTCTGATCATTCCTTTTCCGAGTCTGGAACCGTGCCAGTTGAGTCTCACTGGTGGACAGCCTTTAACGATGCGCAGCTGAACACATGGGTCGAAAAGGCACTGCGAGAAAATCTCAGTTTGGCTCAGGCGTGGGCAAGGCTGAGTGAGGCCGAGGCGACCCTGACCGCCAGTTCGGCTGCCCGCTTTCCCTCACTTGGCCTCCAGACATCCGTTCGCCGGACCTTCGATGATGCGACAACCGCAAATCCTCCAACAGATCGAACCACTGGGTCGCTTGATCTCATCGCAAGTTATGAACTGGATCTCTGGGGCAAAGTTCGCTCGGAGGCAAGAGGTGCCTACTTCGAATACCGTGCCACAGAACAGGATTTGCGAGCTGCCTCCATCTCCATTGCCGGACAAATTGCCATCACCTGGTACAACCTTGTGGAACGCCGCGCTCAGCAATCACTTCTCAAGGCCCAATACCAAAATGCGGAACAGACGCTCGAATCGATCCGCATGCGATTTCAGCACGGCAGCCGAAACGCCACAGATCTGTTGCAACAGCAACAGGTCATCGAGGCGCGCAGTGGAGCACTGATCCAGAATCAGGCGGAAATCGAAATTCTTGAGCACCATCTCGGAATTTTAACGGGAAGTACTGCGTTGCACATCGAGGTGCAGACCCCGGACACCTTTCCCGAGCTTCCCGAATTCCCATCCACGGGTATCCCTGCCGCAGTCATCACCGCACGCCCCGACATTCAGGCGGCCTGGCTACGCCTTCAGGCAGCTGATGCCGCTGCCGCTACTGCGGTCGCCAACCGGTTTCCATCCCTCACTCTCGGCGCAGTGCTTTCCTCCGCGTTTGGAGGTCCGGTGCAGCTCTTCGATGAATGGATGGAAGCTCTCACTGCAAGCCTGAGCGCTTCTCTAATCGATGGTGGGTTGCGCCGGGCAGAGGTCGACCGACGTCAGGCATTGCTTTCAAGTGCGCTGCTCAACTACCGTCAAACCGTTCTGGAAGCGTTAAGGGAGGTCGAGGATGCCATCGTTCAAGAGCGTCAACAGCAGGCTTTTCTCGAGTCACTTTCCCGGCAGATTGTGTTGGCTGAACAGGTGTTTGATCAGACATTTGCACGCTACCAGAGTGGTGATCAAAGCTACCTGCAGGTGTTGACTGCCCAGGACTCTCTGCACCAGCTTCGACGCACTGCGTTGACCGCACAACTCCAACTCCTGCAATTTCGCATCGCCCTATACCGGTCACTCGGCAGTGGATTCGAACCCGTACTGTCCGATGCCTGGCAATCAGCCCGGTCCGTTACGGGTTTCAAATTCCCTTGA
- a CDS encoding TRIC cation channel family protein, producing the protein MNPDTFHLPIAFDIVAAFFFALTGCLAGIRRNYDLVGVLALAGICAVGGAVIRDGVFLQTDLPAVVKDPRYLYSILVAVVIGRILGDRIERFGRFLAVIDAVGLAAYAVFGTQKAILHEVSPTVAIVIGVINACGGGLIRDIITREEPLVFKPGQFYVLAAFAGATLFVTLTAFTPLSSFVAGVIASVACVVFRLLAIRLNWKTRTFYAVKSISS; encoded by the coding sequence ATGAATCCCGATACATTTCACCTTCCCATCGCATTCGATATTGTGGCGGCATTCTTTTTTGCCCTTACAGGATGCCTTGCAGGCATTCGCCGGAACTATGACCTCGTCGGAGTGCTGGCCCTTGCGGGGATCTGCGCAGTCGGGGGTGCGGTGATTCGAGACGGTGTCTTTCTTCAGACCGATCTGCCGGCTGTTGTGAAAGATCCGCGCTACCTGTACTCCATTCTGGTTGCAGTGGTGATCGGTCGCATTCTCGGCGACCGCATTGAGCGCTTTGGGCGCTTCCTTGCAGTCATCGACGCTGTGGGACTGGCGGCCTATGCGGTGTTTGGCACCCAAAAGGCCATCCTACATGAGGTTTCTCCCACAGTAGCCATTGTGATCGGAGTCATCAATGCGTGTGGCGGCGGTCTGATTCGCGACATCATCACAAGGGAAGAACCACTCGTGTTCAAACCGGGTCAGTTTTATGTTCTGGCGGCATTTGCAGGTGCGACACTGTTTGTCACCCTGACTGCATTCACTCCACTCAGCAGTTTTGTGGCAGGAGTGATCGCTTCGGTCGCCTGCGTCGTATTTCGCTTACTCGCGATCCGGCTCAATTGGAAAACCCGCACCTTTTATGCAGTGAAATCCATCTCGTCATGA